The nucleotide window cggctgagtggttaagagctCGGCTCCCGTACCTGTTGTCCTGGGTTGCtctgtttttttcaataagagttcatctcaggtgtcatgggttcgaatctcggtgaagcgTGGTATTTGCAATTTCGGGATTGTTAGGGCGCCCCCTGAGTCCATcgaactctaatgagtacctgactttagttggggaaagtaaaggcggtggtcagtgtgctggccacatgacaccctgttcgtAGACCGTTGGccaaaaagaaacagatgaccttaacatcatctgccccgtagaccacaaggcctgaaaggAAAATTTTTTAGACTCAACCTAACTCTAATTGATACCGGACATCAGTTGAGGAAAGTTAAGCGGATAGAtacttgtgctggccacatgacatccttgttgACAGTCGGCCttagaaacagacgacctttatatcatctatCCCAAAGGTCGGAAAGTTTCAAAGgactactttatttattttatataaagaaaAGTAAGTGTATTTAACCCGAATTCGGACAATGAGTGCGCATGTTAATGTCAAACTTCAGAATTTTTTGGTTATCTACATCGGACATTCGTTATCAGTTCTGTTTGTTTCTAGTAGCCCAAGGTCTGACTAGAGTGGAACCAGTGGAATTTATATCTAGGTCAGAGGTTCTCACTTGAGAAAAATAGCCCATCTGGGGAACTTTGTGATCAGTATGaggtgaaaatattttttttttttttgtaagagcgTTTAGTGATCTCCCAATAACTAATGattaattaagaaaaattaaaaaaaaaagcgtccttgtaatcacaacaaatttccataaggatcaataaagcaattTTAGTCTTAGATCTTATAAGTCAAtatgtgtgtgatgtgtgtgtgcatgtgtgtgtttccCTTTGTGTTTAGAGCagtaaataaaagagttatatATAACTCTAGTAGAACACTTGGAGCCTAAATACATGCTTTAggcaaaaaatgtttgtaatatgTAATCATTTTCAGATAAGCTTTTAACTATCACATAGCTctggaaatacaaaaaaaaatatttttaacaaaaaaatagaatataaatgaaaaaaataaactgtCACGCAAGATTATTTAAAGAGTTGTAGAACTTTGCATTGGTGTAGTTAATTTATCGAGTTGTGGAACTTGGCTGAGAATGTTACTTCTTGTTTTGACCCTCTTCGTGGCACGTAAGTTTGTAAGACATCAATATGTGACAAAGACATATCAGACATCAAACAACTAGTGTTGAGACAAGTGTCTCGACTAGTCACATCAGTAATCAAATAAATAGTGTTGAGAGAAATGACTAGACCAGACATATTAAGCGTCTTATATTGATACATGTGACTAGAGACGAGACCATGCGTCATGGAAGGCCTCAAGATTGACTTACAGCGTCACAAccagtgggcagtttagaccaatagctcgttgccacatcacgtggcaacgagctattggcctaaactgcccacaggtggTGACGTCGCAGGCCAGTGTTCAAGACTTCTATAACGACTAGTCTCGCTAGATACATCAAACATTGATCAACTTAATTAAAACGTGTATCTGTACTCATTAACCGATATCCTATTCTAGTTCCTTTCAATACTTGTAGTTCCTGGAGCAGAAACACTTGATCAAAAAGTTAGCAGtcggagagatagagagagagagagagaaagagagagtgggaaGGGAGAATAAAAGAGGAAAGAggtagaaagaaagataaaaagagagCATGGAAATATAGAAGAGACAGACACAAAGAGGAGGTCAGAATATAAATGAgacaaaaagagaaatattactTAGTATCGGTTATGAGTGTTTGAACGTTTCTATGGTAACAATAAGGGAAGAGAATCATtggtgtagactgtagagtgatgaaacaacggCAGGTTCTGTCATAATTAGTTAGGAAATCACTTGGGTGATAGTTAACGACAGACGACTCAGAGACGCGAAACCGTTAAGACGTGTATATGTAGCatgttatatattgtttataaatattattatttcatttcaataccattagatctatatctcgttttttttttcaaaaagatacattgcaaaaaaaaaaaaagaattttatggtatcacaacaaatgtaaaaatttgttcagaaattgttcacaGTTCTTGCTTTCATTTGCTTGTCCTTTTTCCTGCCCAGACGCATGAAAGTCCGCATACAACCCGCATGGGCTTACATCTCAAGTTCAAATTGCgtatattgttaataaaagaTATATTGAGTGTTTGTTCTAATGTCTACGTTGTTTGGTGTTATTTTAAGTTAATCCCAGTAAAAGTATAATACGCTTAGATGGGTTTAGTTGTGGTGGTCATCTGGAGCTATTATTCAAAGACCGACTAACTAAAGTACCTTTGTGTAAAATTTATAATTTCTGCCAATTATCATGGTTTTGGATCGACTGTTATCTATCAATAAATTCCTCTAGAGAGTTTTGTGATATTTCGTGTTATagttaatgtttaaatattaaaaattatagcGTCCACTTTCCTTTAATTAAGGTTGAATACACATTAGCACAAATTACATGGTTATTTCCCTTAAGTTTTCAAAGACAttgaaaaacaaagtaaaatattttgtttctgtttcaggGGCGGCGACTTTACCAGCCCACAACACCAGCCATGGGTTCTCTACTGGAAGACTCGCCCCTGAAGACTACGCCTTTATCCGCACCCTCCCCAAGTCCAGGGCGGCTGGCAACCTCCCCGGCTTTAAGTACATTTACGTGGACGGGAGCGGAGCCAAGTCCTACAACTTCGACCCCTCCAGGTACCAGCTCCAGATCGCTGGCTCCCCACTCACCTCATGGGAAGGCCTGAACGCCGCCGCTGATGTCGTCGTCTTGATGACCCGCTACATGCCGCCGCAGATTTTCAACAACGTGGCGGCGAAAGCGTCCGTGGGCGTGTTCACTGCGGCAGAGAAACTGATCGTATACCCGGAGTACGCTCACATGGCCAACACTTTCTGCGGCTCCTCCTGCTCAGGTCAGTCTGTACTTAGTTTTAACCGGCCACAGTTTAAAAGTGCACTATTTCGTTTGAGCATAATCAATTAactaggaggcgcggtggctgagcggtaaagcgcttggcttccgaaccggggaccggggttcgaatcctggtgaagactgggatttttaatttcgggatcttcgggcgcctctgagtccaccaagctctaatgggtacctgacataagttacggaaaagtaaaggcggttggtcgttgtgctggccacatgacaccctcgttaaccgtaggccctatagaccacaaggtctgaaagggttacttaTAAACAATTATTCTTAACTAGccaaaaataacttttaagCTTCCAATACAGAGGTGCTATGATCGAGATCTAAAAATGTATTGACCAGAATATTTATATAAGCATTTAATACGAAGTCATTTCTGTAGTCTTTAACTCTCGTTCTGAGTCTCTTATTAACTCTTACACTCTTAATCACCTTcgcctatcccttagtctgttgaaccgttggggcaccacacaagatctgtcgaaCCATCTCTCTCCGTTCATCTctttcttttgccttgaatagaatttcattaaatGACAGGCCTGACCACTCTTTTATattgtctttccatcgctttctctgtacACCTCCTCTTCTTCCTCCTGGTACAGTTccttgaaggaaagtctttgcgagccctgagtaCCACTTGATATGGTAACACTCTAAAACAATCACATTGTTGCCGAATTCTTTAATATAGTTTTATCATTGATGTTTATATTCTTGTAGTCTGGTCTAGTCCAGTGTGTCCCAAATTGGTCTAGTGCAGTCTGTCCCAAATTGGTCTAGTGCAGTGTGTCCCAAACTGGTCTAGTGCAGTGTGTCCCAAATTGGTCTAGTGCACTGTGTCCCAAATTGGTCTAGTGCAGTGTGTCCCAAACTGGTCTAGTGCAGTGTGTCCCAAACTGGTCTAGTGCAGTGTGTCCCAAATTGGTCTAGTGCAGTGTGTCCCAAACTGGTCTAGTGCAGTGTGTCCCAAACTGGTCTAGTGCAGTGTGTCCCAAACTGGTCTAGTGCAGTGTGTCCCAACCTGGTCTAATGCAGTGTGTCCCAAATTGGTCTAGTGCAGTGTGTCCCAAATTGGTCTAGTGCAGTGTGTCCCAAATTGGTCTAGTGCAGTGTGTCCCAAATTGGTCTAGTGCAGTGTGTCCCAAATTGGTCTAGTGCAGTGTGTCCCAAATTGGTCTAGTGCAGTGTGTCCCAAATCGGTCTAGTGCAGTGCGTCCCAAATCGGTCTAGTGCAGTGCGTCCCAAATCGGTCTAGTGCAGTGCGTCCCTAATCGGTCTAGTGCAGTGCGTCCCTAATCGGTCTAGTGCAGTGCGTCCCAAATCGGTCAAGTGCAGTGTGTCCCAAATCGGTCTAGTGCAGTGTGTCCCAAATCGGTCTAGTGCAGTGTGTCCCTAATTGGTCTAGTGCAGTGTGTCCCTAATTGGTCTAGTGCAGTGTGTCCCAAATTGGTCTAGTGCAGTGTGTCCTAAATTGGTCTAGTGCACTGTGTCCCAAATTGGTCTAGTGCAGTGTGTCCCAAACTGGTCTAGTGCAGTGTGTCCCAAACTGGTCTAGTGCAGTGCGTCCCAAATTGGTCTAGTGCAGTGTGTCCCAAACTGGTCTAGTGCAGTGTGTCCCAAACTGGTCTAGTGCAGTGTGTCCCAAACTGGTCTAGTGCAGTGTGTCCCAACCTGGTCTAGTGCAGTGTGTCCCAAATTGGTCTAGTGCAGTGTGTCCCAAATTGGTCTAGTGCAGTGTGTCCCAAATTGGTCTAGTGCAGTGTGTCCCAAATTGGTCTAGTGCAGTGTGTCCCAAATTGGTCTAGTGCAGTGTGTCCCAAATCGGTCTAGTGCAGTGCGTCCCAAATCGGTCTAGTGCAGTGTGTCCCAAATCGGTCTAGTGCAGTGTGTCCCTAATTGGTCTAGTGCAGTGTGTCCCTAATTGGTCTAGTGCAGTGTGTCCCTAATTGGTCTAGTGCAGTGTGTCCCTAATTGGTCTAGTGCAGTGTGTCCCTAATTGGTCTAGTGCAGTGTGTCCCTAATTGGTCTAGTGCAGTGTGTCCCAAATTGGTCTAGTGCAGTGTGTCCTAAATTGGTCTAGTGCAGTGTGTCCCAAATTGGTCTAGTGCAGTGTGTCCCAAATTGGTCTAGTGCAGTGTGTCCTAAATTGGTCTAGTGCAGTGTGTCCCAAATTGGTCTAGTGCACTGCGTCCCAAACTGGTCTAGTGCAGTGCGTCCCAAATTGGTCTAGTGCAGTGTGTGCCacgaacactttgcacattctgaatatttaacGGAAcgctttgcttatttttttttagagagatcaGTTCACTTGGTGGCCTACTGGTTAAttattaaccctaaccctactaGTTGATTATTTCAGTTGTTCCTGGAACACATATTTcatgcctcgtggaacactagggttcagcgcaacacagtttgggaaacactggtccaGTGGTATTGATGGTGACTGATATCTGAAACTTGATACGAGCTGAACGTTAATACTTcatgtaatggacctcattcaccaatcgtaaacaaataacatttagtcacgtgacctTATTggtaaaacaacggaaaaatgctgtcacgtgacaaccatcatgaattaaacatgagatcgtaaattatatagaagagacagagcaccacgtggctaaatgttgtttgtttacgattggggaatgaggtccattggtttAGCTTAGTcttaacttagatctagatctaaaaataatctagaACCAAAGAGATTAATCTCGATCTACTTTCCAGGTCAGTGTCAGCAGACATGTACATTTGATGGCCGCAAGTATGAAGACATCGCTGGGGTCGGAGGTCAAAGGGCAGTTATTTTGGACGACAACGTCCTCTGCACAGTCAATGACCCCTACCGCGGTTCCGAGAACATCCTGGCCCATGAGTTCACGCACACCATTCACGAGCAGGGCCTGTCCGGCGCGGACAAGGCCGCCGTCCACGCGGCGTACACTGCAGCCAGAGCCCGCCAGACCTGGACGCTCAGCTCCTACGCCATGCAGAACGAGCAGGAGTACTTCGCCGAGGCGGCCACCGTCTACTTCGGCATCAACTACAGCAACATTAACTCCGGCGGAATGAACATTTGCGCCCCGGGCGCCTTCTGCTCCGGGGAGATGGCAGATAGGTACCACCTGTATCAGACGGACACAGCCCTGTACAACATTCTGACCTACGTGTTTACCAACAACCGTCCAAATCTGGCCAGTGGTCTGACTGTATGTCCGGCAGGACACTCTGTTGTCGGGTAGAGTTTTTTGAAGGATGGAGttcaagttttttaaataaattgtttgtGGGCTTGTAGTAAGACTTTATTGTGTTGTTATTGAAAATATCAGTGTATGTAAActgtccacaaaaaaaaaataatgttaatttgtaaagaatttttaaaatacattacaaaaaaacactgtattatacaacttaaataaaataaataaaaaggcctataaaataaaataaatttaaaaacattatttggtTCAAACCAGGTATCGAACCCATGATTTTGACACCGTCAGATGTACTTGAGCTATTACTTATAGGTAGAATCATTTTATTGACATCTAaatctaacactagacctagacttctgGTTTAGatctctctagtctagatcttctagatctagaatctagatgtactctgtttgtaaaaaatgttttgtaaaatgttttacttgtttcggatgttccttcagagttgaagatagtttacttcctagtacaaacctcccgcaggacgacgggggatgggagcgggcagggtttgaaccctcgaccgtcgataaatccgaacgacagtccagcgtgcaaaccgcacgaccaggcagccttctgGTTTAGATCTCTCTAGCCTAGAtcttcttctagatctagaatctagatgtactcTGTATTAGATTAGATATtcttacaataaaattgaagcaactaTCAATTTACCCTGCTATCGTTTAATTTCGGAACACTATGGCTGAAaacgccatgtttttttttctcttaagtcTAATCAAGCCAAAgttgcatttatatattttttactttgaaaaattataacggtcaaactagagttttccccgtgtggctaactgttaaatttatagggaaaatcgttagagctgtttttgagatcagctgtccaggttcctGCTGGGTCCAGgctccatgaaggagtgacttgaatagaggtatcgTTAaaaccaggcaccttcgtgcttataataaataaatgactcactggtaacaatgtaaatatttaatgatataaatataagtatgacAGCTTTTCCCCTTGTTTTACCAATAAGTTTTGACTTAgtgacaatgacgtgactagtaaaaacaaggaaAGGGTTTTTAGAGTTGGAACGAAATATCAGTCGACGTAAACAGACTATTTCCATGACAACGTAGAGATATGGGGCATTTTATGAACGTCTAGAGTTAGCCGACATTCGGTGGTTCCCTTCATAACTATTaaacttgttcgacattcagtaTCAGCGTCGACACATTTTTATTACATGTTCGGCCTTTCGCGAGTGTTATTGGATGACGTATTacgttgagtgttacctccattgGGTTTATTTGCATTAGACTCTGTGGAAGTGCCTAACACATATCCAACCTTCTCAGTCAAGTAATATTTcgttcccttgttcgagataccaaaaacaataattagctagtattagttaattaactcgttggttaattattttttaaattgattctggAGTTGGCAGCAAAAGCAAAAaagcaaaatttcatcttgatccgagagtgcgtatgggagaaataaagtgtacaaactatttaccagatagacagaaagagtgagttgatatatgatTTATCAAAAAAAGAATGGTGCTATAATTTTATCAACATCTCCATGCATGGTAGCTGACCTTGTATCAACTGTCATATATTACCGCTagtttgtttcccttttttaaaatatcagttTAAAGTTTTAGAGTGAACGTGTGATAACTTCTTTCTATTGAAATTATTTAGTtcgtcttatcttatacaatacagacgttacttcaaaaaaaaaaaaaaaaaaaagaagatgattacgtcctatgcgttaAGCAGAAGAGCtgagaaaatttgattctgaaGATTCACATTTtgcgtctcgagagacgatcttttccctttgcaacttcctGTGTGACTAAAAGAGGCTGTGAAGAAACAAGACCTTTTTAGTATAAACTGCCTTTTATTGTGCAGCATTCAAACCTAACATATTTACAATGCGAACATTATCTACAGATAACCAGATAACTCTCGGAtaaatgcctggtcgtgcggtttgcacgctggactgtcgttcagattcatcgagggttccgggttcaaaccctgcccgctcccatcccccgtcgtcctgcgggaggtttggactaggaagtaattatcttcaactctgaaggaacatccgaaacatataaaacattttacgaataaccaactccactagatgacttcctctcttcttgttttcaattCACTCGTCACTTCTCGCAGGTACctaacacttgaccgtgtgtcacggttgaccacacatagtaaccgtgtcacaacagaggccaatccttgatacacagctgcagtcACAGGCTGGGGATATGTAATCTCCAGGTGCCgctgcactttcacccttctttctactactgttgtgtaagGCATCTCCGAttcgagacccttcctttatgctccctctccatgtggatctatccagtacCACTTTTTCCCATCTGCTAGTGTctattttgaagagcttcaggTCGcgtttgctaaaaaaaaaaaaaaagtaaagttcccctttcagaccttgtggtctatagggtagaacagatgatgtaaaggtcatctgtttctgtggcctacggtaaacgagggtg belongs to Biomphalaria glabrata chromosome 12, xgBioGlab47.1, whole genome shotgun sequence and includes:
- the LOC106064292 gene encoding uncharacterized protein LOC106064292, coding for MLLLVLTLFVARAATLPAHNTSHGFSTGRLAPEDYAFIRTLPKSRAAGNLPGFKYIYVDGSGAKSYNFDPSRYQLQIAGSPLTSWEGLNAAADVVVLMTRYMPPQIFNNVAAKASVGVFTAAEKLIVYPEYAHMANTFCGSSCSGQCQQTCTFDGRKYEDIAGVGGQRAVILDDNVLCTVNDPYRGSENILAHEFTHTIHEQGLSGADKAAVHAAYTAARARQTWTLSSYAMQNEQEYFAEAATVYFGINYSNINSGGMNICAPGAFCSGEMADRYHLYQTDTALYNILTYVFTNNRPNLASGLTVCPAGHSVVG